A single window of Vicinamibacterales bacterium DNA harbors:
- a CDS encoding DUF177 domain-containing protein — protein MRFDLRQLGRKGSGTLRDEHVDRTFQPADFAASLSADEEYTVAAPVHLVMDVHRDGGAYRVTGRVQTRLRLECGRCLEAFEIPIDSAFELRYVPEPAAGADGDEREVSEDDLTTAFYKEDAIDLGELMHEQFVLALPMKPLCSEDCKGLCGQCGTNLNRGTCECKPTWTDPRLEGLKGMLKES, from the coding sequence ATGCGATTCGACCTCAGGCAGCTTGGGCGGAAAGGGAGCGGGACGCTCCGGGACGAGCACGTCGATCGGACGTTTCAGCCGGCCGACTTCGCGGCCTCGCTCTCGGCGGACGAGGAATACACGGTCGCGGCGCCCGTCCATCTGGTGATGGACGTGCACAGGGACGGCGGCGCCTATCGCGTCACCGGCCGCGTGCAGACCCGGCTCCGCCTGGAGTGCGGCCGCTGTCTCGAGGCCTTCGAGATCCCGATCGACAGCGCGTTCGAGCTCCGCTACGTGCCCGAGCCGGCGGCCGGCGCCGACGGGGACGAGCGCGAGGTCAGCGAAGACGATCTGACCACCGCGTTCTACAAGGAGGACGCGATCGACCTCGGCGAGCTGATGCACGAGCAGTTCGTGCTCGCGCTGCCGATGAAGCCGCTCTGCTCGGAGGACTGCAAGGGGTTGTGCGGGCAGTGCGGCACCAATTTGAACCGGGGCACCTGCGAGTGCAAGCCGACGTGGACCGATCCGCGCCTGGAAGGCCTCAAGGGGATGCTCAAAGAGAGCTGA
- the fabD gene encoding ACP S-malonyltransferase: MIAFVFPGQGSQKVGMGRSLAEAFPICRETFAEADAALGESLSTLCFEGPADRLMLTENTQPAIVAMSTAVARLAASRGLQPAFAAGHSLGEYSAHVAAGTLSFADALRTVRRRGRYMQEAVPVGEGAMAAILGLDADTAGRACAEAAQGDVVTPANLNAPGQVVIAGHAAAVTRAGARAKELGARRVMPLAVSAPFHCPLMKPAEERLAPELRALSAADPAFPIVANVDALPKRRADESIEALISQVSSPVRWEEVVRRLIADGARTFVELGPGTVLAGLIKKIDREVAVYSVEDAAGLDALKL; this comes from the coding sequence ATGATCGCGTTTGTCTTCCCCGGGCAAGGCTCGCAGAAGGTGGGAATGGGACGTTCGCTCGCAGAGGCGTTCCCGATCTGCCGCGAGACGTTCGCCGAAGCCGACGCGGCGCTGGGCGAATCGTTGAGCACGCTGTGCTTCGAAGGGCCGGCCGATCGCCTGATGCTGACCGAGAACACGCAGCCGGCGATCGTCGCCATGAGCACCGCCGTGGCCCGGCTGGCGGCCTCGCGCGGGCTGCAGCCGGCGTTCGCGGCCGGCCACAGTCTCGGCGAGTACTCGGCGCACGTCGCGGCCGGTACGCTATCCTTCGCGGATGCGCTGCGCACGGTGAGGCGCCGCGGGCGATACATGCAGGAGGCGGTGCCGGTCGGCGAAGGGGCGATGGCGGCGATCCTGGGGCTCGACGCCGACACGGCCGGGCGCGCGTGCGCGGAGGCCGCCCAGGGGGACGTCGTCACGCCGGCGAATCTCAACGCGCCGGGCCAGGTGGTGATCGCCGGCCATGCCGCCGCGGTGACGCGCGCCGGCGCGCGCGCGAAGGAGCTTGGCGCCCGCCGCGTGATGCCGCTCGCCGTGTCCGCGCCGTTCCACTGTCCGCTGATGAAACCGGCGGAGGAACGGCTCGCGCCCGAACTGCGAGCGCTGTCTGCCGCCGATCCGGCTTTTCCCATCGTCGCCAACGTGGACGCGCTGCCGAAGCGCCGCGCCGACGAATCGATCGAGGCGCTGATCAGCCAGGTGTCGTCGCCGGTCCGCTGGGAAGAGGTGGTCAGGCGGCTGATCGCCGACGGCGCACGGACGTTCGTCGAACTGGGTCCCGGCACCGTGCTCGCGGGGTTGATCAAGAAGATCGACCGCGAGGTTGCGGTCTACAGCGTCGAGGATGCGGCCGGGCTCGACGCATTGAAGCTATGA
- a CDS encoding electron transfer flavoprotein subunit alpha/FixB family protein, with translation MILVIAEHRDGKLNRATLETIAAAQAASAQASGPVKAAVLGSGVDTVAAEVAAADLAEVIAVDDAALKDYTADGFVLALQALIDAEKPDRVFLPHTYQTRDFAPALAARLNRPLITDCVAVKDGAYVRPMFQGKLQADVAVEGAHLATFQIGAYRADAMKAGGAPAAVRKAAIAIDASRIRQRPEQPFKEAKQAVDLSQAERIVSVGRGIKAQEHLQLAQQLAQAMGAEIAASRPICDAGWLPMDRQIGSSGQTVAPRLYVALGISGAIQHLVGMKGARTIVAVNKDPEAPIFEIADYGIAGDLFEVVPAMIAELNK, from the coding sequence GTGATTCTCGTCATCGCCGAACATCGCGACGGCAAACTGAACCGCGCCACGCTGGAGACGATCGCCGCGGCGCAGGCCGCGAGCGCGCAGGCCTCAGGGCCCGTCAAGGCCGCCGTGCTGGGCTCCGGCGTCGACACGGTGGCGGCGGAGGTTGCCGCCGCCGACCTCGCCGAAGTGATTGCCGTGGACGACGCCGCGCTGAAGGACTACACCGCCGACGGCTTCGTCCTCGCGCTGCAGGCGCTGATCGACGCCGAGAAACCGGATCGCGTGTTCCTGCCGCACACGTACCAGACCCGCGATTTCGCGCCGGCGCTGGCGGCCCGCCTCAACCGGCCGCTGATCACCGACTGCGTCGCCGTGAAGGACGGCGCCTACGTGCGGCCGATGTTCCAGGGCAAGCTGCAGGCCGACGTTGCCGTCGAGGGGGCGCACCTGGCGACGTTCCAGATCGGCGCCTACCGCGCGGATGCCATGAAGGCCGGCGGCGCGCCGGCGGCGGTGCGGAAGGCGGCGATCGCCATCGACGCCTCCAGGATCCGGCAGCGTCCCGAGCAGCCCTTCAAGGAAGCGAAGCAGGCCGTCGACCTGTCGCAGGCGGAGCGGATCGTGTCGGTCGGCCGCGGCATCAAGGCGCAGGAACACCTGCAGCTCGCCCAGCAGCTCGCGCAGGCGATGGGCGCCGAGATCGCCGCCTCGCGGCCGATCTGCGATGCCGGCTGGCTGCCGATGGATCGGCAGATCGGCAGCTCCGGGCAGACGGTCGCGCCCCGGCTGTACGTCGCGCTCGGCATCTCCGGCGCCATCCAGCACCTGGTCGGCATGAAGGGCGCCCGCACGATCGTCGCCGTCAACAAGGATCCGGAAGCCCCGATCTTCGAGATCGCCGACTACGGCATTGCCGGCGATCTCTTCGAGGTGGTGCCGGCGATGATTGCGGAATTGAACAAGTAG
- a CDS encoding deoxyguanosinetriphosphate triphosphohydrolase has product MIRRQLEQREHEILAPQAAKSDATKGRLRPEPEDPIRPAFQRDRDRVIHSKAFRRLKHKTQVFFAPEGDHYRTRLTHTLEVSQIARSIAKVLRLNEELTEAIALGHDLGHTPFGHAGERVLQTLVPGGFEHYEQSLRIVDVLEHDGAGLNLTWEVRDGIARHSKGKHGVPVGADPAHRASTIEGQIARVADIIAYVNHDIDDAVRAGLLKHEDLPHERTQLLGRTSSERIGTMVTDVVLRTLEGGMTDVRMSDEVLDATIGLRSFLFEAVYENDVATAEFKKAAGILGGLWEKVRENPHAFLDPRVIESEGLDVAAKDFVAGMTDRYAVNLYEQLFIPKPWVSVNP; this is encoded by the coding sequence ATGATCCGCAGACAGCTCGAGCAGCGGGAGCACGAGATTCTCGCGCCGCAGGCGGCCAAGAGCGACGCGACGAAGGGGCGGCTGCGCCCCGAGCCGGAGGATCCGATCCGGCCGGCGTTTCAGCGCGATCGCGATCGCGTCATCCACAGCAAGGCGTTCCGGCGGCTGAAACACAAGACGCAGGTATTCTTCGCGCCCGAAGGGGACCACTACCGCACGCGCCTCACCCACACGCTCGAGGTGTCGCAGATCGCCCGCAGCATCGCCAAGGTGCTCAGGCTGAACGAGGAGCTGACGGAAGCGATCGCGCTCGGACACGACCTGGGGCACACGCCGTTCGGCCATGCCGGGGAGCGGGTGCTGCAGACGCTGGTGCCCGGCGGCTTCGAGCACTACGAGCAGAGCCTGCGCATCGTCGACGTCCTGGAACATGACGGCGCCGGCCTGAACCTCACCTGGGAAGTGCGCGACGGGATCGCGCGGCACTCGAAAGGCAAGCACGGCGTGCCGGTCGGCGCGGATCCGGCGCACCGCGCCAGCACGATCGAGGGACAGATCGCGCGCGTCGCCGACATCATCGCCTACGTCAATCACGACATCGACGACGCGGTCCGCGCCGGGCTGCTGAAGCACGAAGACCTGCCGCACGAACGCACGCAGCTGCTCGGCCGCACCTCCTCCGAGCGCATCGGGACGATGGTGACGGACGTGGTGCTCCGGACGCTGGAAGGAGGAATGACCGACGTGCGGATGAGCGACGAAGTGCTCGACGCGACGATCGGCCTGCGCAGCTTCCTGTTCGAAGCGGTGTACGAGAACGACGTCGCGACCGCCGAGTTCAAGAAGGCGGCCGGGATTCTCGGCGGCCTGTGGGAGAAGGTTCGCGAGAACCCGCACGCGTTCCTCGATCCCCGCGTGATCGAGAGCGAAGGGCTCGACGTGGCCGCCAAGGATTTCGTCGCCGGGATGACCGACCGCTACGCCGTCAACCTCTACGAGCAGCTGTTCATCCCGAAACCGTGGGTATCCGTGAATCCCTAA
- the acpP gene encoding acyl carrier protein produces MAVADKVKSIIVEQLGVDEEEVTPDASFVDDLGADSLDTVELVMAFEEEFGIEIPDEDAEKITRVKEAIEYIESHAKSKK; encoded by the coding sequence ATGGCCGTAGCAGACAAGGTGAAGAGCATCATCGTCGAGCAGCTCGGGGTCGACGAAGAGGAAGTGACGCCGGATGCGTCGTTCGTGGATGACCTGGGCGCCGACTCGCTCGACACCGTCGAGCTCGTGATGGCGTTCGAGGAGGAGTTCGGGATCGAGATCCCCGATGAGGACGCCGAGAAGATCACGCGCGTGAAGGAAGCCATCGAGTACATCGAGTCCCACGCCAAGTCCAAGAAATGA
- the miaA gene encoding tRNA (adenosine(37)-N6)-dimethylallyltransferase MiaA codes for MGAVKPRLIAIVGPTATGKSALGIALAQRFEGEIVSCDSTAVYRGFDIGTDKVPPAEQQGIPHHMVDVVEPTEEYSAARYAREAAAVVRDITGRRLLPILVGGTGFYYRALTRGLFEGPSRDERLRRRLERVAERRGAASLHAWLARVDPSSAARVKAADVKRVVRALEVWILTGRPLTEHFAATASPLPEYDVTAFALQITPEETAERVARRVDQQFAQGLLDEIRGLLARGVPEDALPFTGLVYRQALEHLHGVRGEAETRELIVRENRKYSRRQLIWFRKEPNLRWIHAAGERAETQELVASLLDFRRRQPQEL; via the coding sequence GTGGGCGCGGTGAAGCCGCGGCTGATCGCGATCGTGGGCCCCACGGCGACGGGGAAGAGCGCCCTCGGGATCGCGCTGGCGCAGCGGTTCGAGGGCGAGATCGTCAGCTGCGATTCGACGGCCGTGTACCGCGGGTTCGACATCGGCACCGACAAGGTGCCTCCCGCCGAGCAGCAGGGCATTCCCCACCACATGGTCGACGTCGTCGAGCCGACCGAAGAGTATTCCGCCGCGCGCTACGCGCGCGAGGCGGCGGCCGTCGTCCGCGACATCACGGGGCGGCGGCTGCTGCCGATTCTCGTCGGCGGCACCGGCTTCTACTACCGGGCGCTGACGCGCGGGTTGTTCGAAGGGCCGAGCCGCGACGAGCGGCTGCGGCGGCGGCTCGAACGGGTCGCCGAGCGCCGCGGCGCGGCGAGCCTGCACGCGTGGCTGGCGAGAGTCGACCCGTCGTCTGCTGCACGTGTCAAGGCGGCGGACGTCAAGCGGGTGGTGCGCGCGCTGGAAGTGTGGATCCTGACCGGCCGTCCGCTCACCGAGCATTTTGCCGCCACCGCGTCCCCGCTGCCGGAGTACGACGTGACCGCGTTCGCGCTGCAGATTACTCCGGAGGAAACGGCCGAGCGCGTGGCGCGGCGCGTCGACCAGCAGTTCGCACAGGGACTGCTCGACGAGATCCGGGGACTGCTGGCGCGGGGCGTCCCCGAAGACGCGCTGCCGTTCACGGGGCTGGTCTACCGCCAGGCGCTCGAGCACCTGCACGGCGTCCGCGGCGAAGCGGAGACGCGCGAGCTGATCGTGCGCGAGAACCGGAAATACTCGCGGCGCCAGTTGATCTGGTTCCGGAAAGAGCCTAACCTACGCTGGATTCACGCCGCCGGCGAGCGTGCCGAGACGCAGGAACTGGTGGCCAGCCTCCTCGACTTTCGCCGCCGGCAACCCCAGGAACTTTGA
- the fabG gene encoding 3-oxoacyl-ACP reductase FabG encodes MIDLTGRVAIVTGASRGIGRAIAAKLAAQGAVVIGAARGDNARATADAIVAAGGKAEAAAADVADPAAIERLVAATLERHGRIDVLVNNAGITRDQLMLRMKRDDWDAVIATNLTAAFMLTQAVLKPMIRQRSGRIICISSVVGQGGNAGQANYAASKAGLIGFAKSVAQEVASRNVTVNVVAPGLIETDMTRAITDAARDDWSARIPLKRLGTPDDIAAAVCFLASDEAAYITGQVLAVNGGMYM; translated from the coding sequence ATGATCGATTTGACGGGACGGGTCGCGATCGTCACCGGCGCGTCGCGCGGGATCGGCCGGGCGATTGCAGCGAAGCTGGCGGCGCAGGGGGCGGTGGTGATCGGCGCCGCGCGCGGCGACAACGCCAGGGCGACGGCCGACGCGATCGTCGCCGCCGGCGGCAAGGCTGAAGCGGCGGCCGCGGATGTCGCCGATCCCGCGGCGATCGAACGGCTGGTCGCCGCCACGCTCGAACGGCACGGCCGCATCGACGTGCTGGTCAACAACGCCGGCATCACCCGCGACCAGTTGATGCTGCGGATGAAGCGCGATGACTGGGACGCGGTCATCGCCACCAACCTGACGGCCGCGTTCATGCTGACGCAGGCCGTGCTGAAGCCGATGATCCGGCAGCGCAGCGGCCGCATCATCTGCATCAGCTCGGTGGTCGGGCAGGGCGGCAACGCGGGGCAGGCGAACTACGCGGCGTCCAAGGCGGGACTGATCGGGTTCGCCAAGTCGGTGGCGCAGGAAGTGGCCTCGCGCAACGTCACCGTGAACGTGGTGGCGCCGGGGCTGATCGAAACGGACATGACGCGCGCCATCACCGACGCCGCGCGCGACGACTGGTCCGCCCGCATTCCCTTGAAGCGGCTGGGCACGCCGGACGACATCGCGGCGGCGGTCTGTTTCCTTGCATCGGACGAGGCGGCGTATATTACTGGACAGGTCCTTGCCGTCAACGGCGGCATGTACATGTAG
- a CDS encoding electron transfer flavoprotein subunit beta/FixA family protein — MTREWQLRVNDQKTWIRDQDAGFELNEPDAYALEEALRLKEKHGGEVVACCAGPARATQVIREALARGADRAIHVEADALATADASVIADALAAAIKDEAVDLVLTGLQSDDQGFGQVGVILAEKLGMPHATIIMEVQQGDGGLLRVKRELEGGWFQWVALPMPALLTIQSGINQLRYATLKGIMAAKKKEIRKVTPPAAAPAQRITSLYFPEKGKKTQMLAGSPAEAAKELVKRLREEARAL, encoded by the coding sequence GTGACGCGAGAGTGGCAGCTGCGCGTCAACGATCAGAAGACCTGGATCCGCGATCAGGATGCGGGGTTCGAGCTGAACGAGCCTGACGCTTACGCGCTCGAAGAAGCGCTGCGGCTCAAGGAGAAGCATGGCGGCGAGGTCGTGGCGTGCTGCGCCGGTCCCGCCCGTGCCACGCAGGTCATCCGCGAGGCGCTCGCCCGCGGCGCCGATCGCGCGATCCACGTCGAAGCGGACGCGCTGGCGACCGCCGACGCGAGCGTGATCGCCGACGCGCTGGCGGCGGCAATCAAGGACGAAGCGGTCGACCTGGTCCTGACCGGGCTGCAGTCCGACGATCAGGGCTTCGGGCAGGTCGGCGTCATCCTGGCCGAGAAGCTCGGCATGCCGCACGCGACCATCATCATGGAAGTGCAGCAGGGGGACGGCGGGCTGCTGCGCGTGAAGCGCGAGCTCGAAGGCGGATGGTTCCAGTGGGTGGCCCTGCCGATGCCGGCGCTGCTGACCATCCAGAGCGGCATCAACCAGCTGCGCTACGCCACGCTCAAGGGGATCATGGCGGCGAAGAAGAAGGAGATCAGGAAGGTGACGCCGCCGGCGGCCGCGCCGGCGCAGCGCATCACCAGCCTCTACTTCCCCGAGAAGGGGAAGAAGACGCAGATGCTCGCCGGCTCCCCGGCCGAGGCCGCGAAAGAGCTGGTGAAGCGGCTGCGCGAGGAAGCGAGGGCGCTGTGA
- a CDS encoding phosphopentomutase: MTLLPDRVFLTVLDSVGVGELADADAYGDRGSDTLGNISRAVPLRLPTLRSLGLARVARIDGDPPPPSAPGAVPLGAFGRMAERSPGKDSVTGHWEIAGIVLDRPFPTFPDGFPAEVMAEFEKRIGRAAIGNYPASGTAIIDELGPEHMRTGRPIVYTSADSVFQIAAHEEVIPVPELYRICEIAFDLVGKGMNVGRVIARPFVGRPGAFTRTANRHDYALEPAGITLLDRLTDAGHHVHAIGKIKDLFAGRGITTAVHTKSDDEGVDAIEAAIAAGGPGLVFTNLVDFDTQYGHRNDVEGYAANLERFDARLARLLPRLRERDLLVITADHGNDPTTPSTDHAREHVPVLIAGACVRPGADIGTRPTFADLGQTLAEVFDVNPLAHGTSFLRDILR; encoded by the coding sequence TTGACCCTGCTGCCCGATCGAGTCTTTCTGACGGTGCTCGACAGCGTCGGCGTCGGCGAGCTTGCCGACGCCGATGCGTACGGCGATCGCGGCAGCGACACTCTCGGCAACATTTCGCGGGCCGTGCCGCTCCGGCTTCCGACGCTGCGATCGCTGGGGCTGGCGCGCGTGGCGCGCATCGATGGCGATCCGCCGCCGCCGAGCGCGCCGGGCGCCGTTCCCCTGGGCGCGTTCGGCCGCATGGCGGAGCGCTCGCCCGGCAAGGACTCCGTCACCGGCCACTGGGAGATCGCGGGCATCGTGCTCGACCGCCCGTTTCCGACCTTTCCCGACGGCTTCCCCGCGGAGGTGATGGCCGAGTTCGAGAAGCGGATCGGGCGTGCCGCGATCGGCAACTACCCGGCGTCGGGCACGGCGATCATCGACGAGCTCGGTCCTGAGCACATGCGGACGGGACGGCCGATCGTCTACACATCCGCCGACAGCGTGTTCCAGATCGCCGCGCACGAAGAGGTGATTCCGGTTCCGGAGCTGTATCGCATCTGCGAGATCGCCTTCGACCTGGTCGGGAAGGGGATGAACGTGGGGCGCGTGATCGCGCGGCCGTTCGTCGGCCGGCCGGGGGCCTTCACGCGGACGGCGAACCGCCACGACTACGCGCTCGAGCCCGCCGGGATCACGCTGCTCGACCGGCTCACCGACGCGGGACACCACGTCCATGCGATCGGCAAGATCAAGGATCTCTTCGCCGGCCGGGGCATCACCACCGCCGTGCACACGAAGTCAGACGATGAAGGGGTCGATGCGATCGAGGCGGCGATTGCGGCCGGCGGACCAGGGCTGGTCTTCACCAACCTGGTGGACTTCGACACCCAGTACGGCCACCGCAACGACGTCGAGGGCTACGCCGCGAATCTCGAGCGGTTCGACGCGCGGCTGGCGCGCCTCCTGCCCCGGCTTCGCGAGCGCGATCTGCTCGTCATCACCGCCGACCATGGCAACGATCCGACGACGCCGAGCACCGACCACGCGCGCGAGCACGTGCCGGTGCTGATCGCCGGCGCCTGCGTCCGCCCGGGCGCGGACATCGGCACGCGGCCAACCTTCGCGGATCTCGGCCAGACGCTGGCGGAAGTCTTCGACGTCAATCCGCTGGCACACGGCACGAGCTTCCTTCGCGATATCCTGCGATGA
- the fabF gene encoding beta-ketoacyl-ACP synthase II: MTGGRRVVVTGVGLVSPLAIGTQANWEALLAGRSGIGPITRFDASSFSARIAGEVKGFDPLQFVDKKDVKKMDVFIQFALAASQFAVDDARLQVTADLADHVGVYIASGIGGFQTIEREHQELMKGGPRRISPFFIPASIINLAAGQVSIRFNARGPNLATCTACTASAHAIGEAYEIIRRGDAEVMIAGGSEAAITPMGVGGFAAMRALSTRNAEPHRASRPFDKDRDGFVMGEGSGICILETLESATRRGAGIYCELVGYGLTSDAYHLTGQPEEAHGAIRSMTMALNKAGIQPSEVNYINAHGTSTPINDPTETRGVKKLFGEHAYKLALSSTKSMTGHLLGAAGGLEAGITALAIKHQIAPPTINLDNPDAACDLDYVPYTPRPMTINYALSNSFGFGGTNGTLLMKRFDPHA, from the coding sequence ATGACCGGCGGCAGGCGCGTTGTGGTGACGGGCGTCGGGCTGGTGTCCCCGCTCGCCATCGGAACGCAGGCGAACTGGGAAGCCCTGCTCGCCGGCCGGAGCGGCATCGGGCCGATCACCCGGTTCGATGCGTCCAGCTTCTCGGCGCGAATCGCGGGCGAGGTCAAGGGCTTCGACCCGCTGCAGTTCGTGGACAAGAAAGACGTCAAGAAGATGGACGTCTTCATCCAGTTCGCGCTGGCCGCCTCGCAGTTCGCGGTGGACGACGCCCGGCTGCAGGTCACGGCGGATCTCGCCGACCATGTCGGCGTCTACATCGCCTCCGGCATCGGCGGGTTCCAGACCATCGAGCGCGAGCACCAGGAGCTGATGAAGGGCGGCCCGCGCCGCATCTCTCCGTTCTTCATTCCCGCCTCGATCATCAACCTGGCCGCGGGCCAGGTCTCGATCCGCTTCAACGCCCGCGGCCCGAACTTGGCGACGTGCACGGCGTGCACCGCCTCGGCGCACGCCATCGGCGAGGCCTACGAGATCATCCGCCGCGGCGACGCCGAGGTCATGATCGCCGGCGGCTCGGAAGCGGCGATTACCCCGATGGGCGTCGGCGGCTTCGCCGCGATGCGCGCGCTGTCGACGCGCAACGCCGAGCCGCATCGCGCCAGCCGTCCGTTCGACAAGGATCGCGACGGCTTCGTGATGGGCGAGGGCTCCGGCATCTGCATCCTCGAGACGCTCGAGTCGGCCACCCGGCGCGGCGCCGGCATCTACTGCGAGCTGGTCGGCTACGGCCTGACCTCCGACGCCTATCACCTCACCGGCCAGCCCGAAGAAGCGCACGGCGCGATCCGGTCGATGACGATGGCGCTGAACAAGGCGGGCATTCAGCCGTCCGAGGTGAATTACATCAACGCGCACGGCACGTCGACGCCGATCAACGATCCGACGGAGACGCGCGGCGTGAAGAAGCTGTTCGGCGAGCACGCCTACAAGCTGGCGCTGTCGTCGACCAAGTCGATGACCGGGCACCTCCTGGGCGCCGCCGGCGGGCTGGAAGCGGGCATCACCGCCCTGGCGATCAAGCACCAGATCGCCCCGCCGACCATCAATCTCGACAACCCCGACGCGGCGTGCGATCTCGACTACGTGCCGTACACGCCCAGACCGATGACCATCAACTACGCGCTGTCCAACTCGTTCGGGTTCGGCGGGACCAACGGCACGCTGTTGATGAAGAGGTTCGACCCGCACGCGTGA
- the plsX gene encoding phosphate acyltransferase PlsX, which yields MRIAIDAMGGDGGPAVTVDGALVAARHLQVGLLLVGDAAVIESELARHPVASLFRRIDVQIADAPERVEMSEGAAQALRRKPRASIRVAAEAVRDGRADALFSAGHTGASVMAAHAAFGLLPGVDRPALATIIPTRRSPAVLLDAGANVGCRAAHLVQFAVMGSAYARVALGVESPRVALLSIGEEETKGNELIREAHQLLKSAPITFIGNVEGRHVYSGDADVIVCDGFTGNVTLKLSEGLVETVEALLHDELAATFGGRVGYVLSRQAFRRFRRRVDYSEYGGAPLVGLDGLCIVGHGRSSPKAVANAVTMAVRAVNEDLIGRLTRDLSPISVARSPIPRSLK from the coding sequence ATGCGCATAGCCATCGACGCCATGGGGGGCGACGGCGGCCCCGCCGTCACCGTCGATGGCGCGCTCGTCGCGGCGCGGCACCTCCAGGTCGGACTGCTGCTCGTCGGCGACGCGGCGGTGATCGAAAGCGAACTGGCCCGCCATCCGGTCGCCAGCCTCTTCCGCCGCATCGACGTGCAGATCGCCGACGCGCCCGAGCGCGTGGAGATGTCCGAAGGCGCCGCCCAGGCGCTGCGGCGCAAGCCGCGCGCCTCGATCCGCGTCGCCGCCGAGGCGGTGCGCGACGGCCGCGCCGACGCGCTGTTCAGCGCCGGCCACACCGGCGCGTCCGTGATGGCGGCGCACGCCGCCTTCGGCCTGCTGCCCGGCGTCGATCGTCCGGCGCTCGCCACCATCATTCCGACCCGCCGCAGCCCCGCGGTGCTGCTCGATGCGGGCGCCAACGTCGGCTGCCGCGCCGCGCATCTCGTGCAGTTCGCCGTCATGGGATCGGCCTATGCGCGCGTCGCCCTCGGCGTCGAGTCGCCGCGCGTCGCGCTGCTCTCGATCGGCGAAGAAGAAACCAAGGGCAACGAGCTGATCCGCGAAGCGCACCAGCTGCTCAAGTCGGCGCCGATCACCTTCATCGGCAACGTCGAAGGACGGCATGTCTACTCCGGCGACGCCGACGTGATCGTCTGCGACGGCTTCACCGGCAACGTCACGCTCAAGCTCAGTGAAGGGCTGGTCGAGACGGTCGAAGCCCTGCTGCACGACGAGCTGGCGGCGACCTTCGGCGGCCGCGTCGGCTACGTCCTGTCGCGCCAGGCCTTCCGCCGCTTCCGCCGCCGCGTCGACTATTCCGAGTACGGCGGCGCGCCGCTGGTCGGCCTCGACGGCCTCTGCATCGTCGGCCACGGCCGCTCGTCCCCGAAGGCGGTCGCCAACGCGGTCACGATGGCCGTGCGCGCGGTGAACGAGGATCTGATCGGCCGGCTCACGCGCGATCTCTCCCCGATCTCCGTTGCCCGATCCCCGATCCCCCGATCCCTCAAATGA
- the rpmF gene encoding 50S ribosomal protein L32 — MPNPKRRHSKTRTAKRRTHDALQPIGRSVCPQCQEAKMPHVVCPNCGYYNGRQVKAVEE; from the coding sequence ATGCCGAATCCCAAACGCCGGCACTCGAAGACCCGCACCGCCAAGCGCCGCACCCACGACGCCTTGCAGCCGATCGGCCGCAGCGTGTGCCCGCAGTGCCAGGAAGCGAAGATGCCGCACGTCGTCTGTCCGAACTGCGGCTACTACAACGGCCGGCAGGTCAAGGCGGTCGAAGAGTAG